In Anaerostipes hadrus ATCC 29173 = JCM 17467, a single genomic region encodes these proteins:
- the rsxC gene encoding electron transport complex subunit RsxC, whose protein sequence is MALFTFSGGVHPADGKEFAKNSPITEYLPKGDVVLPLGQHIGAPAQPIVSKGDQVLVGQKVAEAGGFVSANIFSSVSGTVKAIEPRMTPAGAKVNSIVIENDGEFKEAAFEAKPYDQMSKDDVLAAIKEAGIVGLGGAGFPTHVKLAPKDPDAIEYIIVNGAECEPYITGDYRILMETPELLIEGLNIVLDMFPKAKGIIGIEDNKKDAIAKVEALVKGDARISVATLKTKYPQGAERSLIYATTGRSINSSMLPADAGCIVDNVATIVAIKEAVKDGKPLYERVVTVTGDAIKNPSNFKVRTGTNVQELIEAAGGFKTQPEKIISGGPMMGMAMFTTDVPAVKTFSCFLAFTKDEVAANQPSNCIRCGRCVSVCPQKLMPAKLSVLADHNQFDEFEKLYGAECVECGSCSFVCPAKRNLAQSMKTGRKQVLANRRKK, encoded by the coding sequence ATGGCATTGTTTACATTTAGCGGCGGTGTTCATCCGGCAGATGGTAAAGAATTTGCAAAGAATTCACCAATCACCGAATACCTGCCAAAAGGAGATGTTGTTTTACCTTTAGGTCAGCACATCGGTGCTCCTGCACAGCCAATCGTTAGCAAGGGAGACCAGGTGTTAGTAGGCCAGAAGGTGGCAGAAGCTGGAGGATTTGTATCCGCGAATATTTTCAGCTCTGTTTCAGGAACTGTAAAGGCGATCGAGCCAAGAATGACTCCAGCCGGAGCAAAAGTTAACTCTATCGTAATTGAGAATGATGGAGAATTCAAAGAGGCTGCCTTTGAGGCAAAACCTTATGATCAGATGTCTAAAGATGATGTTTTAGCAGCGATCAAAGAAGCTGGAATCGTAGGACTTGGTGGAGCCGGATTCCCAACACATGTGAAATTAGCGCCAAAAGATCCAGATGCGATCGAATATATCATCGTAAATGGAGCGGAGTGTGAACCTTATATCACAGGTGACTACCGCATCTTAATGGAGACACCAGAACTTTTAATTGAAGGATTAAATATCGTACTTGATATGTTCCCAAAAGCAAAAGGTATCATTGGTATTGAAGATAATAAAAAAGATGCAATTGCTAAAGTAGAAGCATTAGTAAAAGGTGATGCAAGAATCAGCGTTGCTACATTAAAGACAAAATACCCACAGGGTGCAGAACGTTCTTTGATTTATGCAACAACAGGAAGAAGCATCAACTCCAGCATGTTACCAGCAGATGCAGGATGCATCGTAGATAACGTAGCTACGATCGTAGCGATCAAAGAAGCTGTCAAAGATGGTAAACCATTATACGAACGTGTTGTGACAGTTACTGGAGATGCGATCAAGAATCCAAGCAACTTTAAAGTACGTACAGGAACAAACGTACAGGAACTGATCGAAGCAGCCGGTGGATTTAAGACACAGCCTGAGAAGATCATTTCTGGTGGACCTATGATGGGTATGGCAATGTTTACAACAGATGTACCAGCTGTCAAAACATTCTCATGCTTCTTAGCATTCACAAAAGATGAAGTTGCTGCGAACCAACCAAGCAATTGTATTCGTTGTGGAAGATGTGTAAGCGTCTGTCCACAGAAGCTGATGCCAGCAAAATTATCTGTATTAGCAGATCATAATCAGTTTGACGAGTTTGAGAAACTTTATGGAGCAGAATGCGTTGAGTGTGGATCTTGTTCATTTGTATGTCCAGCAAAACGTAACCTTGCACAGTCCATGAAGACAGGTCGTAAACAGGTATTAGCTAACCGTAGAAAGAAATAA
- a CDS encoding glutamate-5-semialdehyde dehydrogenase, with translation MLEQLGKQAKEASIILGKAGIEDKNEVLREAAKCLVQNQEYILSENYKDVENAKSNDMSEALIDRLSLNPDRIEAMAEGLRQVAELHDPIGSVEHMQKTPNGLLIGKKTVPLGVVGIIYESRPNVTADAFALCFKTGNACLLRGGSDAINSNLAITNVIQSALESCNMPKYSIQLLTDTSRETATKMMQLNEYLDVLIPRGGAGLIQSVVKNSTVPVIETGTGNCHVYVDEFAQKDMAVNIIINAKTQRLGTCNTCESLVLHKNILESHGPAIIDALLEKGVQVRGDERVCALNDQVIPATEEDWGTEYLDSIISVKTVDSFDEAVAHINHYNTGHSEAIVTDSYQNAQEFLNQIDAAAVYVNASTRFTDGFEFGFGAEIGISTQKIHARGPMGLDALTTSKFIIYGNGQIRK, from the coding sequence ATGTTGGAACAACTAGGAAAACAGGCAAAAGAAGCATCGATAATTCTTGGAAAAGCAGGGATTGAAGATAAGAATGAAGTATTAAGAGAAGCAGCCAAATGTCTGGTACAGAATCAGGAATATATCTTAAGTGAGAATTATAAAGATGTAGAGAATGCAAAAAGCAATGATATGAGCGAGGCGTTGATCGATCGTTTATCCCTGAATCCTGACCGTATCGAAGCAATGGCAGAAGGACTTCGTCAGGTAGCTGAACTACATGATCCAATTGGTTCTGTAGAACATATGCAGAAAACACCGAATGGACTTTTGATCGGTAAGAAAACGGTACCATTAGGAGTTGTCGGTATCATCTACGAATCAAGACCAAACGTAACAGCAGATGCATTTGCACTATGTTTTAAGACAGGAAATGCATGCCTTCTTCGTGGTGGAAGTGATGCGATCAATTCAAATCTTGCGATCACAAATGTGATCCAGAGTGCACTAGAATCCTGCAATATGCCAAAATACAGCATTCAGCTGCTGACAGATACAAGCCGTGAGACAGCTACAAAGATGATGCAGTTAAATGAATACTTAGATGTTCTGATTCCAAGAGGTGGTGCAGGACTCATTCAAAGTGTTGTAAAGAATTCTACAGTGCCAGTGATCGAGACAGGAACAGGAAATTGTCATGTATACGTAGATGAATTTGCCCAGAAAGACATGGCAGTTAACATCATCATCAATGCAAAGACACAGAGACTTGGAACATGTAATACATGTGAATCTTTAGTATTACATAAGAATATCTTGGAGAGTCACGGTCCAGCGATCATCGATGCTTTATTAGAAAAAGGAGTACAGGTACGTGGAGATGAGAGAGTTTGTGCTTTAAATGACCAGGTCATCCCTGCAACAGAAGAAGACTGGGGAACAGAATACTTAGATTCTATCATTTCTGTGAAAACTGTCGACAGCTTTGACGAAGCAGTGGCACATATCAATCATTACAATACGGGGCATTCGGAAGCGATCGTCACAGATTCTTACCAGAATGCACAGGAATTCTTAAATCAGATCGATGCAGCAGCCGTTTATGTTAATGCATCCACAAGATTTACTGATGGATTTGAATTTGGATTTGGAGCAGAGATCGGAATCAGTACCCAGAAGATTCATGCCAGAGGACCAATGGGATTAGATGCACTGACAACCAGCAAATTTATTATTTATGGAAATGGACAGATCCGTAAATGA
- a CDS encoding DUF896 domain-containing protein — protein sequence MKEKDIQRINELYNLDKSIGLTPEQKEEQRKLRHEYIQSVRANLRAQLNNVSIKNEDGSITPLKPKGLN from the coding sequence ATGAAAGAAAAAGATATTCAAAGAATTAATGAATTATACAATCTGGATAAATCCATTGGGTTAACACCAGAACAGAAAGAAGAACAGAGAAAGTTAAGACATGAATACATCCAGTCTGTTCGTGCAAACTTAAGAGCACAGCTTAATAATGTAAGTATCAAAAATGAAGATGGATCGATCACTCCATTAAAACCAAAAGGATTAAACTAG
- the proB gene encoding glutamate 5-kinase: MNNREKLKDKQRIVVKVGTSSLIHKATGNINLFRLEKLVRVLTDLHNSGKDVILVSSGAIGVGFKALGLENRPTSLPMKQACSAVGQGQLMMIYQKLFAEYNQGSAQILITKETMLNDERRYNAKNTFEELLKLGVIPIVNENDTVSTEEIEFGDNDTLSAVVTAVVQGDLLILLTDIDGLYTDDPHKNPLAKLIPEVPVLDEKIGRMAKGAVTKVGTGGMETKIAAANIVTDAGADMVIVNSNNLNNVNKVVAGEEIGTLFLAHKRPDFDFKKYLTERPYFKA, encoded by the coding sequence AACAGGAAACATCAATTTATTCCGATTAGAGAAATTAGTCCGTGTTTTAACAGACTTACATAACAGCGGAAAAGACGTGATCCTGGTATCTTCAGGAGCGATCGGTGTAGGATTTAAAGCCCTGGGATTAGAAAACCGTCCGACATCCCTTCCGATGAAGCAGGCATGTTCTGCTGTAGGACAGGGACAGTTAATGATGATCTACCAGAAACTGTTTGCTGAATACAATCAGGGATCTGCACAGATTCTGATCACAAAAGAGACGATGCTCAATGACGAGAGAAGATATAACGCCAAGAATACATTTGAAGAATTACTAAAACTCGGCGTGATCCCGATCGTAAATGAAAACGATACGGTATCGACAGAAGAGATCGAGTTTGGTGACAATGATACCTTATCTGCAGTCGTAACTGCGGTTGTACAAGGTGATCTATTGATCCTCCTGACAGATATTGACGGACTTTATACGGATGACCCACACAAGAATCCACTGGCCAAACTGATCCCAGAAGTACCAGTCTTAGATGAAAAGATCGGAAGAATGGCAAAAGGAGCTGTAACTAAGGTCGGAACTGGCGGAATGGAAACGAAGATCGCAGCAGCCAATATCGTAACAGATGCTGGAGCAGATATGGTGATCGTAAACAGCAATAATTTAAATAATGTCAATAAAGTTGTTGCAGGAGAAGAGATCGGAACATTATTCTTAGCACACAAACGACCAGACTTTGATTTCAAGAAATATTTAACAGAACGCCCATATTTTAAGGCATAA